A window of Sphingorhabdus lacus contains these coding sequences:
- a CDS encoding glutathione S-transferase family protein: MTGTYIIWGTPHSLYTGKVRSYLIKKRVSFREIMASDARFLSDVTERVGHRVIPVMETPEGELVQDTTAIIDLVESRETGPHFTPPGPVQKFVAHLVDAFGSNYMMPLAMHYRWSYREKQELFLRTEFARAVPPMEHEQRLETAGKLMTRFSGFLPGLGVTPAVIPAMEASYVELLDALEQHFRLHPYLLGGRPSLADFGMMAPLYAHLGRDPVPAYLMKTTAPSVFRWTERMNSPEIIDGEYAGYSDSFPTDDHIPPTLEAILAIIFAHWTPGFTADTACFNAWVNDHSNPAPGTLVSYNDSRSVHPTVGWIRYPWRDVVMERASNPHSLWHFSRAQTLADGLSGADANRLDQLLDRTGGRAMLASRTERALTRKDNVLVLA; this comes from the coding sequence GGGGAACCCCGCATTCGCTCTACACAGGTAAGGTGCGATCTTATCTGATCAAAAAGCGCGTGTCCTTCAGGGAAATCATGGCGTCCGACGCCCGCTTCCTATCGGATGTTACGGAAAGGGTTGGTCACAGGGTAATTCCCGTGATGGAAACGCCGGAGGGAGAGCTTGTTCAAGATACCACGGCCATCATCGATCTGGTAGAATCCCGCGAAACAGGGCCCCACTTCACGCCACCCGGTCCCGTCCAGAAGTTCGTAGCGCATCTCGTCGATGCATTCGGGTCGAATTATATGATGCCATTGGCGATGCATTACCGATGGTCCTATCGCGAAAAGCAGGAGTTATTCTTGCGCACTGAATTCGCGCGGGCAGTACCGCCGATGGAGCATGAACAACGGCTGGAAACAGCCGGTAAGCTTATGACGCGCTTTTCGGGATTTCTTCCCGGCCTTGGCGTAACCCCCGCTGTTATTCCTGCGATGGAAGCAAGCTACGTAGAACTGCTTGATGCTTTGGAGCAGCATTTTCGGCTCCACCCCTATTTGCTGGGCGGGCGACCCAGCCTTGCCGACTTTGGCATGATGGCGCCGCTTTACGCACATTTGGGACGTGACCCTGTGCCGGCGTATCTGATGAAGACGACGGCACCCTCTGTCTTTCGATGGACCGAGCGGATGAACAGTCCCGAGATTATTGACGGGGAATATGCCGGATATTCCGACAGCTTTCCAACCGACGACCATATCCCCCCAACGCTTGAAGCCATCCTCGCCATCATATTTGCTCATTGGACGCCGGGTTTTACGGCAGATACGGCCTGCTTCAACGCATGGGTGAATGACCACTCCAACCCCGCGCCCGGTACGCTGGTTTCGTATAATGACAGCCGAAGTGTCCATCCCACTGTGGGATGGATACGCTACCCATGGCGTGATGTTGTAATGGAGCGTGCAAGCAATCCCCACTCGCTATGGCACTTCAGCCGCGCCCAGACACTCGCCGATGGACTCTCGGGCGCTGATGCTAATCGGCTTGACCAACTTCTGGACCGCACCGGGGGGCGGGCGATGTTGGCATCAAGAACCGAACGTGCGCTTACACGAAAGGACAATGTGCTCGTTCTCGCATAG
- a CDS encoding Crp/Fnr family transcriptional regulator: MQSRAFPRGALIYNRTEKPGGLYLIRSGSALFQIDGANGKRLLLKIVRENELFGEIVAYDGKPAPIAVEARSLLSTDFIPAARLEQLRGVYPEIDKALATVATQNLRAALAAIEELCLMDLHQRAVVCLKRLCVDANDPSENNMRLDITQTEFASMLGASRQATNKILGQLERNKLLKRNFRFLECTPIFKRELNPVTVE; encoded by the coding sequence ATGCAATCTCGCGCATTTCCCCGCGGCGCATTAATCTACAATCGTACCGAAAAACCCGGCGGGCTCTATTTGATCCGTTCCGGGTCGGCTTTGTTCCAGATTGATGGTGCAAACGGCAAGCGACTGCTCCTTAAAATCGTGCGCGAAAATGAGTTATTCGGGGAGATCGTCGCTTATGATGGCAAACCGGCTCCTATTGCGGTCGAGGCGCGCAGTTTGCTTTCAACCGACTTCATTCCTGCAGCACGCTTGGAACAATTACGCGGTGTGTATCCCGAAATTGACAAAGCACTCGCGACCGTGGCGACACAAAATCTTCGAGCAGCGCTTGCAGCAATCGAAGAGCTATGTCTCATGGACTTGCATCAACGGGCGGTCGTCTGTCTCAAAAGATTGTGCGTGGATGCAAACGATCCGAGCGAAAACAATATGCGTCTTGACATTACGCAGACCGAATTCGCTTCCATGCTCGGAGCATCACGGCAGGCGACCAACAAGATACTCGGTCAGCTTGAAAGAAACAAATTGCTAAAGCGGAATTTCAGATTTCTCGAATGCACACCGATTTTCAAACGGGAACTAAATCCTGTCACAGTCGAGTAA